A stretch of DNA from Candidatus Thermoplasmatota archaeon:
CCGCAAGCGGGATGCAACGCCGATCCGGATGGAAATCGTCGTCTGCGTCAAGCGCGTCCCCGAGATCTCCGCCGGCGTCCGCATCAAACCGGACGGCACGGACATCGAGCGCGCGGGCCTCGCGTACGATCTCAACGACTTCGACGCCTACGCCCTCGAAGAGAGCCTTCGCCTCAAGGAAAAGCACGGGGGAAGCGTCACGGTCGTGACGGTGGGTCCCCCCGAATGGGACGAAACGTTGCGGGCCTGCCTGGCCAAGGGTGCCGACCGCGCCGTCCGCGCATGGGACACGGCCGTGCCCGGAAGCGACGGCATCGCGATCGCTCGATTGCTTTCCGCGGCCATTCGCAAGCAACCCTTCGACCTCGTCCTTTGCGGCGTGCAAGCCGAGGACGACGATGCCGGCGTCGTGGGGCCCGCGCTTGCCGAATTCCTCGGCGCGCCTTGCGCGACGATCGTGACGAAGGTGGACTGGACGGACAAGAAGCTCACGGTGCACCGCGAGCTCGAAGGCGGCGTGAACGAGATCGTGGAGGTTCAGACGCCCGCCGTCCTCACGATCCAGACCGGCCTCAACGAGCCCCGCCT
This window harbors:
- a CDS encoding electron transfer flavoprotein subunit beta/FixA family protein, with the translated sequence MEIVVCVKRVPEISAGVRIKPDGTDIERAGLAYDLNDFDAYALEESLRLKEKHGGSVTVVTVGPPEWDETLRACLAKGADRAVRAWDTAVPGSDGIAIARLLSAAIRKQPFDLVLCGVQAEDDDAGVVGPALAEFLGAPCATIVTKVDWTDKKLTVHRELEGGVNEIVEVQTPAVLTIQTGLNEPRLAALKGILAAKSKPIQTYDLATLGVERALVGSEGAKTRVVKLLPPPAGEGATILEGSEEEAAKKLVALLRDKGHGRRA